In Paracoccus aminophilus JCM 7686, a single window of DNA contains:
- a CDS encoding PaaI family thioesterase produces the protein MNEDERREAVAMDQPPFAHLLGLKVISASPDEVVAELPVTVDLSNRNGVLHGGAIMSFADNVGGTATMMNLAEGMSTTTVESKTNFLRPIRIGDTARATAIALHKGRTMMVWQTSITRGDGKLAAVVTQTQLVLEWKDG, from the coding sequence ATGAACGAAGACGAGCGCCGGGAAGCCGTTGCGATGGATCAGCCGCCCTTTGCCCATCTGCTTGGGCTCAAGGTGATCTCGGCCAGCCCCGACGAGGTCGTGGCCGAGCTGCCAGTGACGGTCGATCTGAGCAACCGCAATGGCGTGCTGCATGGCGGGGCGATCATGAGCTTTGCCGATAATGTCGGCGGCACCGCGACAATGATGAACCTCGCCGAAGGGATGTCGACGACCACGGTCGAAAGCAAGACCAACTTCCTGCGCCCGATCCGCATCGGCGACACCGCACGCGCAACCGCCATCGCGCTGCACAAGGGCCGCACGATGATGGTCTGGCAGACCTCGATCACACGCGGCGACGGCAAGCTCGCTGCCGTCGTCACGCAGACCCAGCTCGTGCTGGAGTGGAAAGACGGCTGA
- a CDS encoding invasion associated locus B family protein has protein sequence MPKRLIACLVAAFALTGALWVGEGSAQQAAPAPAAAPAPATAPSFSIKPSDVALPEGVPLGQYRRIIMPFPNWTLICDENLAAKQRICNITQSLVDAEGQDSFSWSLASTAEGQPLMIFRLPPAVGPQGRVELELGDGKGLVSVPVRDCAAGVCIAYQSVGPRLREAITRGGTVGIGYRLTGAAGASDIRFAVPLDGLNAALDAI, from the coding sequence ATGCCCAAGCGCCTGATCGCCTGCCTTGTCGCGGCTTTCGCCCTCACCGGCGCCCTTTGGGTCGGTGAGGGGAGCGCCCAGCAGGCGGCCCCTGCTCCTGCGGCGGCCCCGGCTCCGGCAACGGCCCCAAGCTTCAGCATCAAGCCCTCGGATGTAGCTTTGCCCGAGGGCGTCCCCTTGGGCCAATACCGCCGCATCATCATGCCCTTCCCGAACTGGACGCTGATCTGCGATGAAAACCTCGCGGCCAAACAGCGGATTTGCAATATCACGCAAAGCCTTGTCGATGCCGAGGGTCAGGACAGTTTCAGCTGGTCGCTCGCCTCGACCGCCGAGGGCCAGCCCTTGATGATCTTCCGCTTGCCGCCCGCCGTCGGCCCGCAAGGCCGGGTCGAGTTGGAATTGGGCGATGGCAAGGGGCTGGTTTCCGTGCCGGTGCGTGATTGCGCGGCGGGCGTCTGCATCGCCTATCAAAGCGTCGGCCCGCGCCTGCGCGAAGCGATCACGCGCGGCGGCACGGTGGGCATCGGCTATCGCCTGACCGGCGCGGCAGGCGCCTCCGATATCCGGTTCGCGGTGCCGCTCGACGGGCTCAATGCCGCGCTGGATGCGATCTAG
- a CDS encoding aldo/keto reductase yields the protein MMRNVTFPSGDIVPALGQGTWKMAELPARRAVEIAALRHGIERGLTLIDTAEMYADGGAEELVAEAIAGQRDKVYLVSKAYPWNASATGLARACEASLRRLGTDRLDLYLLHWRGEVPLAETVAAMEKLCARGLIRNWGVSNLDEEDMEDLIAAGGTRCAANQVLYNLTRRGPEFDLLPWLEGRGIPLMAYSPIEQGRLAAHRELADLAAGLELSPAQLALAWVLNRPGTVAIPKAASLAHVEANVAAAGLDLTLHEEVALALDRLFPEPTRRVPLEMI from the coding sequence ATGATGCGCAATGTGACATTCCCTTCGGGCGATATCGTTCCGGCTCTCGGGCAGGGCACCTGGAAAATGGCCGAGCTTCCGGCGCGACGCGCGGTCGAGATCGCGGCGCTGCGCCACGGGATCGAGCGGGGCCTGACCCTGATCGACACCGCTGAAATGTATGCCGATGGCGGTGCTGAAGAGCTGGTCGCCGAAGCCATCGCTGGTCAGCGCGACAAGGTCTATCTCGTCTCGAAAGCCTATCCGTGGAACGCCTCGGCCACGGGGCTCGCCCGCGCCTGCGAGGCCAGCCTGCGCCGGCTCGGGACCGACCGGCTGGATCTCTACTTGCTGCATTGGCGCGGCGAGGTGCCCTTGGCCGAGACCGTCGCCGCGATGGAAAAGCTCTGCGCGCGCGGGCTGATCCGCAATTGGGGCGTCAGCAATCTCGACGAAGAGGATATGGAGGATCTGATTGCGGCGGGCGGCACGCGCTGCGCGGCCAATCAGGTGCTTTACAATCTCACCCGGCGCGGGCCCGAATTCGATCTGCTGCCCTGGCTGGAGGGCCGAGGCATCCCGCTGATGGCCTATAGCCCGATCGAGCAGGGTCGGCTGGCCGCCCATCGCGAATTGGCGGATCTGGCGGCGGGGCTGGAGCTCTCGCCCGCGCAGCTCGCGCTCGCCTGGGTGCTGAACCGCCCGGGCACCGTGGCGATTCCCAAGGCCGCCAGCCTTGCCCATGTCGAGGCGAATGTCGCAGCCGCAGGGCTTGATCTGACCTTGCACGAAGAGGTGGCGCTGGCGCTCGACCGGCTTTTCCCCGAACCGACCCGCCGCGTGCCGCTGGAGATGATCTGA